The following coding sequences are from one Bifidobacterium sp. window:
- a CDS encoding A/G-specific adenine glycosylase has protein sequence MNTSQMRQQLCSWWEINKRDLPWRFGRTTPWGVLVSEVMSQQTQMSRVVPYWKAWMDIWPDARALAEASPAAVITAWGKLGYPRRALRLQACARVVSEQYHDELPRTYEELTSLPGVGDYTASAVMSFAYGERIAVIDTNIRRVLSRVFLGVESQGGSSSVEERSLASMVLPDELRESVLWNQSLMELGALLCTARRPLCDICPLAQWCTFKAAGKPGLGNRPTRPRQHFKGTDRQVRGIILDALRGRPAHARVSRIEIDQLWSVPGQLDACLASLDDDGLIVIHRDSSISLPD, from the coding sequence TTGAACACCAGCCAGATGCGGCAGCAGCTATGTTCTTGGTGGGAAATCAACAAACGTGATTTGCCGTGGCGTTTCGGGAGGACGACGCCTTGGGGAGTTCTGGTTTCAGAGGTGATGAGCCAGCAAACTCAAATGAGCAGAGTTGTTCCTTATTGGAAAGCTTGGATGGATATATGGCCGGATGCTCGTGCACTCGCAGAAGCTAGTCCTGCCGCCGTAATAACTGCTTGGGGAAAGTTAGGATATCCGCGACGTGCACTGCGATTACAAGCTTGCGCGCGTGTGGTGAGTGAACAGTACCATGATGAATTGCCACGAACATATGAGGAGCTCACCAGCTTGCCTGGAGTTGGAGATTACACGGCGAGTGCAGTAATGAGCTTTGCGTACGGCGAGAGGATCGCCGTAATAGACACTAATATTCGACGAGTGCTTTCTCGAGTATTTCTTGGTGTGGAGTCACAAGGTGGCTCTTCTTCTGTGGAAGAACGAAGCTTGGCTTCGATGGTGTTACCAGATGAACTCCGTGAATCGGTTTTATGGAATCAATCCTTGATGGAACTGGGAGCTTTGCTGTGTACTGCTAGAAGGCCGTTGTGCGATATTTGTCCTCTCGCTCAGTGGTGTACTTTTAAAGCGGCAGGTAAGCCTGGACTCGGTAATCGCCCTACAAGACCACGACAACATTTCAAAGGTACTGATCGACAAGTGAGAGGTATCATTCTCGATGCATTACGCGGTCGACCTGCACATGCACGGGTGAGTCGCATAGAGATTGACCAGTTGTGGTCTGTTCCTGGTCAGTTGGATGCTTGTTTAGCTTCTCTAGATGACGATGGTCTTATTGTGATTCATCGAGATTCTTCTATTTCATTGCCTGATTGA
- a CDS encoding tRNA (cytidine(34)-2'-O)-methyltransferase, which translates to MYEYGYRKSTIRTDELVTDAHGNPISVVDAMLKAEDAAKSTTHTPHLCYYSPRIPGNTGSAIRLCAVTGTILHLVEPLGFNLHDTKLRRAGLDYHDMAHVVLHPNFESLVDSMPDSRIIAFTANATKLYTEIQYRPTDILLFGPEPGDIPDPMDIMGGPHVAEQVRLPMRPSLRSLNLTNCASIAIYEAWRQLDFAGGN; encoded by the coding sequence ATGTATGAGTATGGGTACCGCAAATCTACTATCCGGACCGACGAATTAGTAACTGATGCTCATGGCAACCCAATTAGCGTTGTTGACGCGATGCTCAAAGCCGAGGACGCTGCCAAATCCACGACGCACACCCCACATCTGTGCTACTACTCTCCTAGAATTCCAGGTAATACCGGCTCAGCTATCAGACTGTGCGCAGTAACTGGAACGATCTTGCATCTAGTAGAACCCTTAGGTTTCAATCTGCACGACACCAAACTTCGCAGAGCTGGTCTGGATTATCACGATATGGCACATGTGGTGTTGCATCCAAACTTCGAAAGTTTGGTTGACTCTATGCCCGACTCACGCATCATCGCCTTTACCGCGAATGCCACAAAGCTCTACACAGAGATTCAATATCGTCCCACAGATATTCTGCTCTTTGGCCCTGAGCCAGGCGACATTCCCGATCCGATGGATATTATGGGTGGCCCGCATGTGGCGGAACAGGTTCGCTTGCCTATGCGCCCGTCGCTGCGAAGTCTCAATCTCACCAATTGTGCTTCAATCGCTATATACGAAGCATGGCGACAACTCGATTTCGCCGGCGGGAACTGA
- the rpoB gene encoding DNA-directed RNA polymerase subunit beta, with protein MAANKAARNSTQTYARADEEDIRLHKAPNRVNFGSIQEPLDVPYLLGVQTDSFDWLIGNERWKKRVEEDERDGTNTVGHISGLDEVFKEISPIENFAQTMSLAFSDPYFEEPRHTVLECKEKDYTYSAPLYVNAEFENGDTGEIKSQTVFMGDFPLQTPHGTFIIGGTERVIVSQLVRSPGVYFDRNRDRTTDKEVFGAKIIPSRGAWLEFEIDKRDVLGVRVDRKRKQSAIVFLEAIGMTKSEIKESFQGYPLVLDALEKESIDNQDAALTDLYRKIRPSDTATPEAGRNLLDSFYFNTKRYDLARVGRYKINRKLGLEADFNDRSLNRDDIIATIKYLVTLHAGDKTFPGSRNGEAVDLRVDVDDIDHFGNRRIRQVGELIQNQLRTGLSRMERVVRERMTTQDAEAITPQSLINIRPVNATIKEFFGTSQLSQFMDQNNPLAGVTNKRRLSALGPGGLSRDRASMEVRDVHPSHFGRMCPIESPEGPNIGLIGSLATFGRINPFGFIETPYRKVDNGQLTDEITYMTADQEAEHVIAQANQIIDDKGHLVESTALVRDSEGEAEDVPVEQVDYMDVSPRQMVSLGASLIPFLEHDEGHRALMGTNMQRQAVPLIKSERPLVGTGSEWRAAVDSGDVILADKPGVVTYVSGDIIRVLNDDGTQSSYKLSKFQRSNQTTCYNQVPTIKDGERVEAGSVLADGPATQNGEMALGKNLLVAFMPWNGYNYEDAVIISQRLVQDDTLSSIHIEEYEIDARETKLGSEEITRDLPNVGEDAVANLDERGVIRIGAEIEAGDILVGKVTPKGETELTPEERLLRAIFGEKSREVRDTSLRVPHGETGTVIAVKEVSREDAEEDGDELPNGVNQMIRVYIAQHRKITQGDKLSGRHGNKGVISRILPEEDMPFLPDGTPIDIMLNPLGVPSRMNLGQVLELHLGWIAHAGWDINLDPNLEAEWKKHIPAGAEKADPDTPVASPVFDGVRQDALHGLLTTTLPNRDGEHLVGDHGKAVLYDGRTGEPFTKPISVGYMYMLKLHHLVDDKIHARSTGPYSMITQQPLGGKAQFGGQRFGEMEVWALEAYGAAYTLHEMMTTKSDDVDGRVRVYGAIVKGDNLPPAGIPESFRVLLKEMQSLSLNVEVLNAEGVAIDMKDEDDDPASASNDLGFNIGARPDAGAAMSSNDSEPEYR; from the coding sequence TTGGCTGCCAACAAAGCTGCAAGAAATAGCACACAAACATACGCACGCGCTGATGAAGAAGACATCAGACTTCACAAGGCACCGAACCGCGTGAACTTCGGCTCAATTCAAGAGCCACTTGACGTCCCATACCTGTTGGGCGTACAGACCGATAGCTTCGATTGGCTGATCGGCAATGAGCGCTGGAAGAAGCGTGTTGAAGAGGATGAGCGTGATGGGACCAACACGGTTGGACACATCTCAGGGCTCGATGAAGTATTCAAGGAGATCTCACCAATTGAGAACTTCGCCCAGACGATGAGCCTCGCATTCTCAGATCCTTATTTCGAGGAGCCACGTCACACGGTGCTCGAATGCAAAGAAAAGGATTACACTTACTCTGCACCACTATATGTGAATGCTGAGTTTGAGAACGGCGACACAGGGGAAATCAAGTCACAGACTGTATTCATGGGTGATTTTCCACTGCAGACACCTCATGGAACTTTTATTATTGGTGGAACTGAGCGCGTTATCGTTTCACAGCTGGTGCGTTCCCCAGGTGTGTACTTCGACCGTAACCGCGACCGCACAACCGATAAAGAAGTTTTCGGAGCGAAAATTATTCCAAGCCGCGGAGCATGGCTTGAGTTTGAAATCGATAAGCGTGATGTCCTAGGCGTACGTGTTGACCGTAAGCGTAAGCAGTCCGCCATCGTGTTCCTCGAAGCCATTGGCATGACCAAGTCTGAAATCAAAGAGTCCTTCCAAGGATATCCACTGGTGTTGGATGCTTTGGAAAAGGAGTCCATCGACAATCAGGATGCAGCATTAACTGATCTGTATCGCAAGATTCGTCCTTCAGACACCGCAACTCCTGAAGCAGGACGCAACCTGCTAGATTCCTTCTACTTCAATACGAAGCGTTACGATCTCGCCCGCGTTGGCCGCTACAAGATCAACCGCAAGCTCGGTCTTGAAGCTGATTTTAACGATCGCAGCCTTAACCGCGACGATATCATCGCCACCATCAAGTACTTGGTAACTTTGCACGCTGGAGACAAGACTTTCCCTGGTTCACGTAACGGAGAAGCTGTTGATCTGCGCGTGGATGTGGACGATATCGATCACTTCGGTAACCGTCGTATCCGTCAGGTCGGCGAGCTCATTCAGAATCAGCTGCGTACAGGTCTATCCCGTATGGAGCGTGTGGTTCGTGAACGTATGACTACTCAAGATGCGGAAGCTATCACCCCACAGTCGTTGATTAACATCCGTCCAGTGAACGCGACAATCAAGGAATTCTTCGGAACCTCGCAGCTCTCGCAGTTCATGGATCAGAACAACCCACTTGCAGGTGTGACCAATAAGCGTCGTCTGTCCGCTCTGGGCCCTGGCGGCCTTTCCCGCGACCGCGCTTCGATGGAAGTGCGAGACGTTCACCCCTCTCACTTTGGTCGTATGTGCCCAATCGAGTCCCCTGAAGGACCGAACATTGGTCTGATTGGCTCACTGGCTACCTTCGGTCGTATCAATCCCTTCGGATTCATCGAGACCCCATACCGCAAGGTAGACAATGGTCAGCTGACTGATGAGATTACCTACATGACTGCCGATCAAGAGGCTGAGCATGTGATTGCTCAGGCCAACCAGATTATTGACGACAAGGGTCATCTGGTCGAGTCCACAGCTTTGGTGCGAGACAGTGAGGGTGAAGCAGAGGATGTGCCGGTCGAGCAGGTCGACTACATGGATGTTTCTCCACGTCAGATGGTTTCGCTGGGTGCTTCGCTGATTCCCTTCCTAGAGCATGATGAGGGCCACCGAGCACTGATGGGGACCAACATGCAGCGTCAGGCAGTTCCACTCATTAAGTCTGAGCGTCCGCTGGTGGGAACAGGCTCTGAATGGCGTGCTGCAGTTGATTCAGGCGATGTGATTTTGGCTGACAAGCCAGGTGTAGTCACTTACGTTTCTGGTGACATCATTCGCGTCCTGAACGACGACGGTACTCAGTCAAGCTATAAGCTTTCCAAGTTCCAACGTTCCAACCAGACCACCTGCTACAACCAAGTGCCAACGATTAAAGATGGTGAACGTGTTGAAGCTGGTTCAGTGCTAGCTGATGGTCCTGCCACTCAAAACGGTGAGATGGCTCTCGGCAAGAATCTGTTGGTAGCATTCATGCCTTGGAATGGCTACAACTACGAGGATGCTGTGATTATTTCTCAGCGTCTGGTTCAGGACGATACGCTGAGCTCGATTCACATCGAAGAATACGAAATCGATGCTCGTGAGACGAAGCTGGGCTCCGAGGAAATTACTCGCGATTTGCCAAATGTTGGTGAAGACGCGGTCGCTAACCTTGATGAGCGTGGCGTGATTCGCATCGGTGCTGAAATTGAAGCTGGCGATATTCTCGTGGGTAAGGTCACTCCGAAGGGCGAAACTGAGTTGACCCCTGAAGAACGACTGCTCCGCGCCATATTTGGTGAGAAGAGCCGCGAAGTTCGCGATACGTCGCTCCGAGTGCCTCACGGTGAGACTGGAACTGTTATTGCAGTCAAAGAGGTATCACGCGAGGATGCCGAAGAAGATGGCGACGAGCTGCCAAACGGTGTAAATCAAATGATTCGCGTATATATCGCGCAGCACCGCAAGATTACTCAGGGTGATAAGCTCTCAGGCCGTCACGGCAACAAGGGTGTTATCTCACGTATCCTGCCGGAAGAAGATATGCCATTCCTGCCGGATGGTACTCCTATCGACATCATGCTCAACCCATTGGGTGTGCCAAGCCGAATGAACCTCGGACAGGTTCTTGAGCTGCATCTTGGATGGATTGCTCATGCAGGATGGGATATCAACCTCGATCCGAATCTCGAGGCAGAGTGGAAGAAACACATCCCAGCAGGCGCTGAGAAGGCCGACCCAGACACTCCTGTCGCTTCACCAGTCTTTGATGGTGTCCGTCAGGATGCGCTGCACGGTCTGCTGACAACCACATTGCCAAACCGTGATGGTGAGCATCTTGTAGGAGACCACGGCAAGGCTGTGTTGTATGACGGCCGTACCGGTGAGCCTTTCACTAAGCCAATTTCGGTGGGCTACATGTACATGCTGAAGCTCCACCACCTCGTGGACGATAAAATCCACGCACGTTCAACTGGTCCTTACTCGATGATTACCCAGCAGCCACTTGGTGGTAAAGCTCAGTTCGGTGGACAGCGTTTCGGCGAGATGGAGGTGTGGGCACTCGAGGCTTATGGTGCCGCCTACACGCTGCACGAAATGATGACTACCAAGTCTGATGATGTTGACGGGCGTGTGCGCGTCTATGGGGCCATCGTAAAGGGTGACAACCTTCCTCCTGCAGGTATTCCAGAGTCCTTCAGGGTGCTGCTTAAGGAAATGCAGTCTCTGTCTCTCAATGTCGAAGTGCTCAATGCCGAAGGTGTAGCCATTGACATGAAGGATGAGGACGACGATCCGGCCTCTGCATCAAATGACCTCGGTTTCAACATCGGCGCAAGGCCAGATGCGGGTGCTGCAATGTCATCGAATGATTCAGAACCGGAATACCGCTGA